From a region of the Paenibacillus lutimineralis genome:
- a CDS encoding iron-hydroxamate ABC transporter substrate-binding protein: MKRFNMLLGVILALTVVLSACGKENSSSESPAAQNSNQTAAEQPAEAAEQPASSDTRVIKYLDQEYTLPSKVERIVITGAVEAMEDSIVLDVKPIGAISFSGKFPPLFESITTEAKSVGEKMEPNFETILSLQPDVILTSTKFKPEVNEKLEKIAPTIPYSHISTNWEANLRLLGELSGKEEKAEQEITKYKADLDAAKSLIGDSLKDKEVVAVRIRGGEVYIYPAAVFFNPVLYEDLGLAVPAEVEAAKAQELISKEKLAEMNPDYLFIQFSPDENMDTPKALDEFQQDPIMKSLNAFKNDKVFVNIVDPLAQGGTAYSKIEFLKAAVANLTK, translated from the coding sequence ATGAAAAGATTCAATATGTTATTAGGGGTAATTCTGGCGTTAACCGTAGTCCTGTCGGCCTGCGGCAAGGAGAATTCGTCCTCGGAATCTCCAGCAGCGCAAAATTCTAACCAAACCGCCGCGGAGCAGCCTGCGGAAGCAGCAGAGCAACCGGCATCATCGGATACAAGAGTTATTAAATATCTGGACCAGGAGTATACACTTCCGTCCAAAGTTGAACGGATCGTTATTACCGGTGCCGTTGAAGCGATGGAGGATTCAATCGTGCTTGATGTGAAGCCGATAGGTGCCATTTCATTCTCAGGCAAGTTCCCTCCATTGTTCGAGTCAATCACTACAGAAGCGAAGTCCGTCGGCGAGAAAATGGAGCCAAACTTTGAGACAATTCTATCTCTTCAGCCAGATGTCATCCTGACTTCAACCAAGTTCAAACCGGAAGTCAATGAGAAGCTGGAGAAAATTGCTCCAACCATCCCGTATTCCCACATATCTACGAATTGGGAAGCAAATCTGAGACTGCTCGGAGAGCTCAGTGGCAAAGAGGAGAAGGCAGAGCAGGAAATAACAAAATATAAGGCCGATCTGGATGCGGCCAAGTCGCTAATCGGAGATAGTCTGAAGGACAAGGAGGTCGTGGCGGTACGAATCCGCGGCGGAGAAGTGTACATTTATCCGGCAGCGGTATTCTTCAACCCAGTATTGTATGAGGATCTCGGTCTGGCCGTTCCTGCAGAAGTAGAAGCTGCCAAGGCTCAGGAGCTGATCTCGAAGGAGAAGCTCGCAGAGATGAATCCGGATTATCTGTTTATTCAATTCTCGCCGGATGAGAACATGGATACGCCAAAAGCATTGGATGAGTTCCAGCAGGATCCAATCATGAAAAGTTTGAATGCGTTCAAAAACGATAAGGTATTCGTGAACATCGTCGATCCGCTTGCCCAAGGGGGAACGGCTTATAGCAAGATTGAGTTCCTGAAAGCAGCGGTTGCCAATCTTACCAAGTAA
- a CDS encoding FecCD family ABC transporter permease: MQLKRTLPVVILGMAPAAIVLLILASILYGAKNITAVEVWNAIVAFDPDNVDHQIIISSRLPRVVGSILIGTFLAVSGALMQGMTRNYLASPSIMGVSDGSVFAVTLCMVFLPNASPNLYITSSLIGSALGTAIVFGLAWLIPNGLSPVKLAILGSIIGTFLSGTAHAMSTYFQVSQNISFWYNARLHQMDPELIRLSIPFALIGLTLALLISRYISALSLGEEVAQGLGIRTWVIKALAILATVLLTGVSVALAGKIAFVGLIIPHIARFLSGVDYRWIIPVSGVLGGIFLAACDIVARFINYPFETPVGVVTSLIGVPFFLYLIKTRGGAHRE; this comes from the coding sequence ATGCAGTTAAAACGAACGCTGCCGGTGGTCATTCTTGGAATGGCTCCGGCAGCCATTGTATTATTGATCCTTGCTTCAATTTTATATGGGGCCAAGAACATTACGGCAGTGGAGGTATGGAACGCGATTGTTGCTTTTGATCCGGACAATGTTGATCACCAGATAATTATTAGTTCCCGTCTTCCGCGTGTCGTCGGGTCGATCCTGATTGGAACATTCCTTGCTGTCTCCGGAGCTCTCATGCAGGGCATGACCCGGAATTATCTCGCATCGCCCTCGATCATGGGGGTATCGGACGGCTCCGTATTTGCGGTTACGCTGTGCATGGTATTTTTGCCGAATGCCAGCCCCAATTTATATATCACCAGTTCCCTGATTGGCTCTGCCTTGGGAACCGCCATTGTCTTTGGGTTAGCCTGGCTTATTCCTAACGGGCTTAGCCCAGTCAAACTGGCCATTCTCGGTTCTATCATCGGAACCTTTCTTAGCGGAACAGCTCATGCGATGTCGACTTACTTCCAGGTCTCGCAAAATATCAGCTTCTGGTATAACGCCAGATTGCATCAAATGGACCCGGAGTTGATTCGACTTAGCATCCCATTCGCACTGATCGGCTTGACGTTGGCGTTGCTAATCTCCAGGTATATCTCGGCCCTTTCTCTGGGAGAAGAGGTAGCCCAGGGACTGGGCATCCGTACTTGGGTCATCAAGGCTTTGGCAATTCTTGCGACTGTGCTGTTGACCGGAGTATCCGTTGCTCTTGCCGGGAAAATCGCCTTCGTGGGCCTGATTATTCCTCATATCGCACGTTTCCTCTCGGGTGTTGATTATCGCTGGATTATTCCGGTCTCCGGAGTGCTTGGCGGCATTTTCCTAGCGGCATGTGATATTGTAGCCCGTTTCATTAACTATCCGTTTGAAACTCCGGTGGGAGTAGTCACTTCTTTGATTGGTGTGCCATTCTTCCTCTATCTGATCAAGACAAGGGGAGGTGCCCACCGTGAGTAG
- a CDS encoding helix-turn-helix domain-containing protein, translated as MMINANHKRADLQAMMIRLWHADFYNQIGLNLEQQLAMQNALIIVLKGELNLELEGRAVHLSEGGVQLCPCGRTFGAKSGSCDLVTAAVFHFSLYHADASYKESIKEITDLGSCTLWEDNMTVCSIENLKAISRKVYRNFHHSQSHKQWRAQLDFQELLYELVAGSGNAGGIDKAQALEMARTYVEEHYGEELTIQRLAEVAEFSPKYFADMFKKAYGHSVMDYVTQVRMAKAKQLMLGSDALLKEIAPLVGYKDEFYFSRKFKKEMGLSPSAYMKERSNRIALYGSTSLLGYLTPLQIIPYAAPLHPKWSSEQYHTLGPDIPVHLDAYRQNHNKEANLEKLAAAKPERIICIQGVEPWEKRRLEQIAPIHELSLETGDWKGELMTLATLLDRKAEAEQWLQSFERNIIRLRLRIIQYMQPPAAVVVRVFHDQLALNNSRAVHEVLYKLLGCETPPNLQEAQPIASLTVDQLAMIKAKHIFVLVRQDSETLAYWKELSSSAAWMSIQAVREGKMHLINSYPWREHSPAAMEQMAEAATELLTGKSPC; from the coding sequence ATGATGATCAATGCAAACCATAAACGAGCAGATCTTCAGGCTATGATGATCAGACTGTGGCATGCGGACTTTTATAACCAGATCGGATTGAATCTGGAGCAGCAGCTGGCTATGCAAAATGCGTTAATTATAGTGTTAAAGGGCGAGCTCAATCTCGAGTTGGAGGGGCGGGCTGTTCATCTTAGTGAGGGCGGTGTTCAGCTATGTCCTTGCGGAAGAACCTTTGGAGCGAAGAGCGGTAGTTGCGATCTCGTGACGGCAGCCGTATTCCATTTTAGTCTCTATCATGCGGATGCTTCATATAAGGAATCTATAAAAGAGATTACAGATTTGGGATCTTGTACACTCTGGGAGGACAATATGACTGTATGTTCGATAGAGAACCTGAAGGCGATAAGCCGTAAAGTGTATAGGAATTTTCATCATAGTCAGTCGCATAAGCAGTGGCGGGCCCAACTTGATTTCCAGGAGCTGCTGTACGAACTGGTGGCCGGGAGTGGGAATGCGGGTGGAATCGATAAAGCGCAAGCGCTTGAAATGGCTAGAACGTATGTCGAGGAGCATTATGGCGAGGAATTGACGATACAACGACTGGCTGAGGTCGCAGAGTTCAGTCCGAAATATTTTGCAGATATGTTCAAGAAGGCATATGGACACAGCGTCATGGATTATGTAACACAGGTAAGGATGGCAAAGGCGAAGCAGCTAATGCTCGGTTCTGACGCATTGTTGAAGGAGATTGCTCCGTTGGTGGGGTACAAGGACGAATTCTATTTTAGCCGAAAATTTAAAAAAGAGATGGGCTTGTCCCCTTCGGCATACATGAAGGAGCGGAGCAACAGGATCGCCTTATACGGCTCTACCTCGCTGCTCGGATATCTGACTCCGCTGCAGATTATTCCCTATGCGGCTCCATTGCATCCTAAATGGTCATCCGAGCAGTATCATACCCTTGGCCCGGACATCCCTGTTCATCTGGATGCCTATCGGCAAAATCATAATAAAGAGGCTAATCTTGAGAAGCTTGCGGCGGCCAAGCCGGAGCGAATTATATGCATCCAAGGGGTGGAGCCTTGGGAGAAACGGAGATTAGAGCAGATTGCCCCGATCCATGAACTGTCATTGGAGACAGGGGATTGGAAGGGAGAGCTAATGACACTGGCCACGCTGTTAGACAGGAAGGCGGAGGCAGAGCAATGGCTGCAATCCTTTGAACGAAATATTATTCGGCTGCGGCTTCGGATCATTCAGTATATGCAGCCTCCGGCAGCGGTAGTGGTGCGCGTTTTTCATGATCAGCTTGCATTAAATAACAGTCGAGCTGTGCATGAAGTGCTCTACAAGCTGCTGGGCTGCGAAACACCCCCTAATCTCCAAGAGGCACAACCCATTGCATCGCTGACTGTGGATCAATTGGCGATGATCAAGGCAAAGCATATTTTCGTCCTAGTCCGACAAGACTCGGAGACACTGGCCTATTGGAAGGAGCTATCGTCCTCGGCGGCATGGATGTCCATTCAGGCGGTTAGAGAGGGGAAGATGCATCTTATTAACTCTTATCCGTGGCGGGAACATTCTCCGGCTGCGATGGAGCAAATGGCAGAAGCTGCAACAGAGCTGTTAACTGGAAAAAGTCCATGCTAA